In Zonotrichia albicollis isolate bZonAlb1 chromosome 26, bZonAlb1.hap1, whole genome shotgun sequence, a genomic segment contains:
- the LOC102073086 gene encoding indoleamine 2,3-dioxygenase 2 isoform X8, translating to MEGSADTEEPPLLPLALSRFHISEEFGFLLPNPLVGAGCASLSACTGKRGAAGSLGTFTALPLPLSTKTELPAPYSPWMDIAHELPQLITSHQLRSRVHQMPQLSPQQLRGREELHLAHLVLSFITMGYVWQEGEEGTVQVLPRNLAVPFWEVSQALGLPPILSHADFVLANWRRKDPSGPLEMENLDTIITLPGGDSLRGFILVTVLVEKAAVPGIKAIPRALGATVQGDEESLHRALEELAGAIEAMREALRRMHDYVDPEVFYSVIRIFLSGPLSPWPLPDCRVSCPAGRTTLPWPTGSSTRGCPRRRWRSRGAARRRARSCTPSMSSWASATARTAPPSCSG from the exons ATGGAGGGCAGCGCTGACACCGAGGAGCCCCCGCtgctgcccctggcactgagcagGTTCCACATCTCCGAGGAGTTTGGCTTCCTGCTTCCCAATCCTCTGGTAGGAGCTGGCTGTGCCTCCCTATCTGCGTGCACAGGAAAGAGAGGGGCTG CTGGGAGCCTGGGCACGTTCACAGCCCTCCCTCTGCCTCTCTCCACCAagacagagctgccagcaccctACAGTCCCTGGATGGACATTGCCCATGAGCTGCCCCAGCTGATCACGAGCCACCAGCTCCGCTCACGTGTGCACCAG ATGCCGCAGCTGAGCCCGCAGCAGCTCCGAGGGCGTGAGGAGCTGCACTTGGCACACCTGGTGCTCAGCTTCATCACCATGGGCTACGTCTGGCAGGAGGGCGAGGAGGGCACCGTGCAG GTCCTGCCCAGAAATCTCGCTGTGCCCTTCTGGGAGGTGTCCCAGGCCCTGGGCCTCCCACCCATCCTCAGCCATGCAGACTTTGTGTTGGCCAACTGGAGGAGGAAGGACCCCAGTGG GCCTCTGGAAATGGA GAACCTGGACACGATCATCACACTGCCTGGAGGCGACAGTCTGAGGGGCTTCATCCTTGTCACCGTGCTTGTGGAGaaggcagcagtgcctggcattAAG gCAATCCCCCGGGCCCTTGGTGCCACCGTGCAGGGGGATGAGGAGtccctgcacagagccctggaggagctggcaggggcCATCGAGGCCATGAGGGAGGCACTGAGGAGGATGCACG ACTATGTGGACCCAGAAGTATTCTACTCTGTGATCCGGATCTTTCTCTCTGG gcccctgtccccatggccgCTGCCTGACTGCCGTGTCTCCTGCCCAGCTGGAAGGACAACCCTGCCATGGCCCACGGGCTCGTCTACGAGGGGGTGTCCGCGGAGGCGCTGGCGTTCTCGGGGGGCAGCGCGGCGCAGAGCACGGTCCTGCACGCCTTCGATGAGCTCCTGGGCATCTGCCACCGCCAGGACTGCG